From the genome of Paraburkholderia flava, one region includes:
- a CDS encoding DUF3564 domain-containing protein: protein MRLTILINGSDPTVNHDYAVLWLDTDEHRWSREAHEGIDLPPGGDLHDVDGVTTLCAPSTDAPLCTLRGLSVDRRQRVSSAEGSADWASSPARRPAKGFWRLQAVDRQTVQAEHRLFGG from the coding sequence ATGCGCCTCACCATCCTGATCAACGGTTCCGATCCCACCGTCAACCACGATTACGCCGTGCTCTGGCTCGACACAGACGAACATCGCTGGTCGCGCGAAGCGCACGAAGGGATCGATCTTCCACCGGGCGGCGATCTGCACGACGTCGACGGTGTCACAACGCTGTGCGCACCGAGTACCGATGCGCCGCTGTGCACGTTGCGCGGTCTGTCGGTGGATCGTCGACAGCGCGTGAGTTCGGCGGAAGGTTCGGCCGACTGGGCTTCGTCACCCGCGCGTCGACCCGCGAAAGGATTCTGGCGTCTGCAGGCCGTCGATCGTCAGACGGTGCAAGCCGAACACAGGCTGTTTGGAGGCTAA